From a region of the Leptospira kmetyi serovar Malaysia str. Bejo-Iso9 genome:
- a CDS encoding trifunctional serine/threonine-protein kinase/ATP-binding protein/SpoIIE family protein phosphatase: protein MELPGFETFESFSIDHQFLIYRSLDQRSGKHVLLKLLRQKNPSRKDIQKIHHDFRISSFAKGPRIQNSLELIRHEDMPVLVIEDCGSVPLARMFPNGVNSVEKFFEIAMSISLALKEIHEKRILHQALRPGNIWIQPDTGVARITDFSSATFSGKDTSPSITPDLSAEILSYIPPELTGRLSRVLDLRTDFYSLGIIFYQMITGTLPFVSKDRNEILHAHLARRPAPVHTVREELPVSISLVISKLLEKDPEQRYASINGLIYDLELCLRDFQNGEKNSAFVPGSRDIPELTFDPSALYGRDREKAVLESSLDKVFRGETGLVFITGDSGSGKSALAKSFLKSISERGGIVVQGKFDQYETSVPFGGLIHSLRDLVSIFLSKQEKDIREFKRLILQYTGANGRILLNQIPELEFIIGPQPELAELPPDENRNRFYFTLRNFIRAISELSRPLVLYMDDLQWADPASLKLIETFLIYSKIKNFLCILSFRPEAIEPSSPFSRVLESIESNKVPRSQITIDPLDEESIYRMLQDLAPGPQEEIHSVASILHKKTLGNPFAVVQLLRASEKTNSISYEFEFKLWKWDLEKVSQLPVADNVIDLLCQRIRELSPGVQELLGVCSCLGERFTSGFISKLRFFDTAKLNQILWEAVREGLLTPSHNQDHSLFEESVSSEQAFGFSHDRVQQAAYSLLEEWKRKDFHKKVGIVLLTLHGPHPKNRVLFQITNHLNQALDSIEEDALRKNLTMLNYKAGLQAKSSGSYESSLQYLNFALNSLDQEALVKDLELYSNVILETAETEYLLNNYERTMQLLESLENLNLPDLQYIRADAIQVRLYSKMNKVESAVLAGLRAMKRFKIRIPSSPLRVTAVLFKELFLSLILSKGKSDPELVHIKENGEPEYQALIDLFADLGPSAFTYNQNLFALIVLKMFNTSLTKGVSRSSPIAYSGYGMIVNQALKDLDQAVRYSKLAMDLNEKIPFDLVKWKIQYVYAAYLCHWKRLITLDIGLLDDVHNGALQNGDIFYAGFSIQAKMQKKIFASYPIDELLTDVDNASRYFTATRDDFAFTIAKSSHQFIKALAGKTSSSDSLNDSEFQSEEFEKRILEDKNYTALSYYYHDLTKLYYFSGQFLKALEAGKKGEKLIQNAFGLIPFAEFWFYYGLSILSNFHEFSFSERIVYSKKLKLVLSHFEKWSKDCPENFMGLLELLLAEKERVKGKISETIAGYEKAIKLFQESGFVAFQALSCEIAAKFHYKIGNFSLGNHYIQNSIDFYSRWGASVKVAELENRFSNRLNLSLSPEAMGRKLQNQTPDLDQEIILKTYNLLSGEIVLDNLLKKLIQIAMETAGATRAIYFHLHNKNLMVFLAGQSGDTGIVVENLPELDETQYPVSYLNYVFRTGKMISTSGFDSSSIKDFTDQYIKEKRPQSVICIPLVHAGGLKGVLYLENQLVKGVFTENRIQTLELIAGQAAISIENANLYAELEEKVVERTSELNNTINLIQRDLLYAQKIQDRILPKPEATLGGIYVLTKYIPMNEVGGDIYDYAEISPGKVRIFLADATGHGVQAALVTMLIKSEYESLKYLDLPPGEVIAELNKEIIAKYSAIKSFFSCLIADVDTEEGTLSYSAAGHPDQFFLSGTTITRLSKSGPIIGISEKVKYHSQFLEIAKGDKLFFFSDGIVEEFNSFEEEFGEDRLLESLLKESSKPVPEMVKSVFADVQSFLSGQQAQDDITFLSVEIL, encoded by the coding sequence ATGGAACTCCCCGGCTTTGAAACGTTTGAATCCTTCTCCATAGATCATCAGTTTCTGATATATAGATCTCTGGATCAAAGATCGGGGAAGCACGTTCTTCTCAAACTTCTTCGTCAAAAAAACCCTTCTCGCAAAGATATCCAGAAGATTCATCACGACTTTAGAATTTCTAGTTTTGCTAAAGGACCTCGAATTCAGAATTCCTTGGAATTAATTCGACACGAGGACATGCCCGTTCTCGTCATCGAGGACTGCGGTTCCGTTCCTCTCGCGAGAATGTTTCCAAATGGTGTTAATTCTGTTGAGAAATTTTTTGAGATTGCCATGAGTATATCTCTCGCTCTCAAGGAAATTCACGAAAAGAGAATTCTTCACCAAGCGCTTCGTCCCGGAAACATTTGGATTCAACCGGACACCGGAGTCGCAAGAATTACGGATTTCTCATCCGCCACTTTTTCGGGCAAGGACACGTCACCCTCCATTACCCCGGATCTTTCCGCCGAAATTCTTTCCTACATTCCGCCCGAGTTGACCGGAAGACTTTCCAGAGTTTTGGATCTTCGTACGGACTTTTATTCCTTAGGGATCATCTTTTATCAGATGATTACCGGAACTCTTCCCTTCGTCTCCAAGGATAGAAACGAAATTTTACACGCGCATCTCGCGAGAAGACCGGCCCCGGTTCATACCGTTCGGGAAGAATTGCCGGTTTCCATTTCGCTCGTAATATCGAAGTTACTCGAAAAAGATCCGGAACAACGTTATGCGTCCATTAACGGTTTGATATACGACTTGGAACTTTGTCTTCGGGATTTTCAAAACGGAGAAAAGAATTCCGCGTTCGTTCCCGGTTCGAGGGATATTCCCGAACTTACGTTCGATCCTTCCGCGCTCTACGGAAGAGACAGGGAAAAAGCGGTGCTCGAATCCTCTTTGGATAAGGTTTTCCGCGGAGAAACCGGTTTGGTTTTTATCACGGGCGATTCGGGCTCCGGAAAATCCGCGCTCGCCAAATCCTTCTTAAAGAGCATTTCGGAAAGGGGCGGAATCGTAGTTCAGGGAAAGTTCGACCAATATGAAACCTCGGTTCCGTTCGGAGGACTGATTCATTCTCTTCGGGATTTGGTTTCCATCTTTCTTTCCAAACAGGAAAAGGACATCCGAGAATTCAAAAGACTGATTCTGCAATACACGGGAGCCAACGGAAGAATTCTTTTGAATCAGATTCCCGAGTTGGAATTCATCATCGGTCCTCAACCCGAACTCGCGGAACTTCCGCCCGACGAAAATCGAAACCGTTTTTACTTCACTCTGCGCAACTTTATCCGCGCGATCTCGGAACTCAGCCGTCCTCTCGTTCTTTATATGGACGATTTGCAATGGGCCGATCCGGCGAGTTTAAAACTGATCGAAACGTTTTTGATATATTCGAAAATTAAGAATTTCTTATGTATTCTTTCCTTTCGACCCGAGGCGATCGAACCTTCGAGTCCGTTCTCCAGGGTTTTGGAATCTATCGAAAGCAACAAGGTTCCGAGAAGTCAGATCACGATCGATCCTCTCGACGAGGAAAGTATTTATAGAATGCTTCAGGACTTGGCCCCCGGACCTCAGGAAGAGATTCATTCGGTCGCATCCATTCTCCATAAAAAAACGTTGGGCAACCCTTTTGCCGTGGTTCAACTTCTGCGCGCTTCCGAAAAAACGAACTCGATCTCCTACGAATTCGAATTCAAACTCTGGAAATGGGATCTTGAAAAAGTTTCACAGCTTCCGGTTGCGGATAACGTGATCGATCTTTTGTGTCAGAGAATCCGAGAACTTTCCCCCGGCGTTCAGGAACTCTTAGGCGTTTGTTCCTGCCTCGGAGAAAGATTCACTTCGGGATTCATTTCTAAATTACGTTTTTTTGATACTGCAAAACTCAATCAGATTCTCTGGGAGGCCGTTCGAGAAGGTCTTTTGACCCCGTCGCACAATCAGGATCATTCCCTTTTCGAAGAAAGCGTTTCTTCGGAACAGGCCTTCGGATTTTCGCACGACCGGGTTCAACAAGCGGCTTACAGTCTTTTGGAAGAATGGAAACGCAAGGACTTTCATAAAAAAGTCGGGATCGTATTGTTGACGTTACACGGTCCTCATCCGAAAAACCGGGTTTTGTTTCAGATCACGAATCACCTCAACCAGGCGTTGGATTCTATCGAAGAGGACGCGCTTCGCAAGAATCTCACCATGCTCAACTACAAGGCCGGCCTTCAGGCGAAAAGTTCGGGTTCTTACGAAAGTTCTCTTCAATATCTCAACTTCGCATTAAATTCCCTCGATCAGGAAGCGCTCGTCAAAGACCTCGAGTTGTATTCGAACGTGATTTTGGAAACGGCGGAAACCGAATATCTTCTGAACAATTACGAAAGAACGATGCAACTTTTGGAATCATTAGAAAATTTGAATCTTCCAGATCTGCAATACATACGCGCCGACGCGATCCAGGTTCGTCTTTATTCCAAGATGAACAAGGTGGAAAGCGCGGTGTTGGCCGGATTACGCGCGATGAAACGCTTTAAGATCCGGATTCCGTCCTCTCCGCTTCGCGTCACCGCCGTTCTTTTTAAGGAACTTTTTCTTTCTTTGATTTTATCCAAAGGAAAATCGGACCCGGAACTCGTTCATATCAAGGAGAATGGAGAACCGGAATACCAGGCCTTGATCGATCTTTTTGCGGATCTCGGACCTTCTGCGTTCACATACAATCAGAATCTTTTCGCGCTGATCGTATTAAAGATGTTTAATACATCTTTGACCAAGGGAGTTTCCAGAAGCAGTCCGATCGCTTATAGCGGTTACGGAATGATCGTAAACCAAGCCCTCAAAGATTTGGATCAAGCGGTTCGTTATTCGAAATTGGCGATGGATCTCAACGAAAAGATCCCCTTCGATCTCGTTAAGTGGAAGATTCAATACGTCTACGCCGCGTATCTCTGTCATTGGAAACGATTGATCACCCTCGACATAGGATTGTTGGACGACGTTCACAACGGAGCGTTGCAGAACGGGGATATTTTTTACGCGGGATTCAGCATACAAGCCAAGATGCAGAAAAAAATCTTCGCTTCGTATCCGATCGACGAATTATTAACCGACGTCGACAACGCGAGCCGATACTTTACGGCGACGAGGGACGACTTCGCGTTTACGATCGCAAAAAGTTCTCATCAATTCATCAAAGCTCTCGCGGGGAAAACCTCCTCTTCCGATTCGTTGAACGATTCCGAATTTCAATCCGAAGAGTTCGAAAAAAGAATTTTGGAAGATAAGAATTACACCGCGCTTTCTTATTATTATCACGACTTAACCAAACTCTATTACTTCTCGGGACAATTCCTAAAGGCTTTGGAAGCGGGTAAAAAAGGCGAGAAGCTGATTCAGAACGCGTTCGGTTTGATTCCGTTCGCCGAATTTTGGTTTTATTACGGACTTTCCATTCTTTCCAACTTCCACGAATTTTCCTTTTCGGAAAGAATCGTATATTCAAAAAAACTAAAGTTGGTTCTTTCCCATTTCGAAAAATGGAGCAAGGATTGTCCCGAAAACTTCATGGGACTTTTGGAACTTCTCCTTGCGGAAAAGGAACGAGTCAAAGGAAAAATCTCCGAAACGATCGCCGGTTACGAAAAGGCGATCAAACTGTTTCAAGAATCCGGATTCGTCGCTTTTCAAGCCTTGTCCTGCGAAATCGCAGCGAAGTTTCATTATAAAATCGGAAACTTCTCCCTTGGAAATCATTACATCCAAAACTCGATCGATTTTTATTCGAGATGGGGGGCTTCCGTAAAAGTAGCCGAACTGGAGAATCGTTTTTCCAATCGACTCAATCTTTCCCTTTCTCCCGAAGCGATGGGCAGAAAACTCCAAAACCAAACTCCAGATCTCGATCAGGAAATCATATTAAAAACGTATAATCTTCTTTCCGGCGAGATCGTTCTGGACAATCTTTTGAAGAAGCTGATCCAGATCGCGATGGAAACTGCGGGAGCGACCCGCGCGATCTATTTCCATTTACATAATAAAAATCTAATGGTCTTTCTCGCGGGTCAAAGCGGAGACACGGGGATCGTCGTCGAAAATCTTCCCGAGCTTGACGAAACGCAATATCCGGTTTCTTATCTGAACTACGTTTTTAGAACGGGCAAGATGATCTCGACGAGCGGTTTCGATTCTTCCTCGATCAAGGATTTTACGGATCAATACATCAAGGAAAAAAGACCTCAGTCCGTGATTTGTATTCCTCTGGTCCACGCGGGAGGATTGAAGGGAGTTCTTTATCTCGAAAACCAATTGGTCAAGGGAGTGTTCACCGAAAACAGGATTCAAACCCTGGAACTGATCGCGGGACAAGCCGCAATCTCGATCGAAAACGCGAACCTGTACGCGGAACTCGAAGAGAAGGTCGTGGAAAGAACCTCCGAACTCAACAACACGATCAACCTGATTCAAAGAGACCTACTCTACGCACAGAAGATTCAGGATAGAATTCTCCCCAAGCCGGAAGCCACGTTAGGCGGCATTTATGTTCTCACGAAATATATTCCGATGAACGAGGTCGGAGGCGACATCTACGATTACGCGGAGATTTCCCCCGGCAAGGTAAGAATCTTTTTGGCGGACGCGACCGGTCACGGGGTCCAAGCCGCGTTAGTCACCATGTTGATCAAATCTGAATACGAAAGTTTAAAGTATCTCGATCTTCCTCCGGGAGAAGTGATCGCCGAACTGAACAAAGAGATCATCGCGAAATACAGCGCGATCAAATCCTTCTTTAGCTGCCTCATCGCGGACGTGGACACCGAAGAAGGAACCCTTTCCTACTCGGCCGCGGGACATCCGGATCAATTTTTTCTTTCCGGAACCACGATCACAAGATTGTCCAAAAGCGGACCGATCATCGGAATTTCGGAAAAAGTGAAATATCATTCTCAGTTTTTGGAAATCGCAAAAGGGGATAAGTTGTTTTTCTTTTCGGACGGAATCGTTGAGGAATTCAATTCCTTCGAGGAAGAATTCGGCGAAGACAGACTTTTGGAATCCTTACTCAAGGAATCCTCCAAACCCGTACCCGAGATGGTCAA
- a CDS encoding NAD(P)-binding protein encodes MADKKEKVVVLGGGLSSLVTVYEITSQPDWQKKYDITVYQLGWRLGGKCASGRNQEVHNRIEEHGLHIWFGFYDHAFQLIQKCYQEIGRPLTHPLATWQEAFKPANFFVLEENVKGNYQPWPISFPMNDKIPGDTVELPDPRTYPSMILDYVNEYYKKNQKYIFPENEHQNENDQSIWKQIVEWVEDTVEDIGLDMVGKCILTLKRILDKLSGDFPHDRFLKIADQFAKHLWKIVENKIETNTEARRFWILIDFSLANIKGMIEDKVFEKGFESIDDYDYREWLRRHGASELTINSAIVQAIYGLVFGGVDQYTFAAGTALKGALRMVFTYKGAVAYRMQAGMGDTILTPLYEILKKRGVHIKFFHRVREVIPGTSNGKPCIQSVKIGKQVNLKKDEYSPLIDVKGLGCWPSEPLYDQIVEGETLKKDHIDLENYWSDWKDREEIHLEYGKDFDRLVFGISIGAIPFLCPQILKENQQWKDMTEAITTCLTDAFQLWMYPDIAGLGWKYWKNEPPILGSYVEPFDTWCDMSHLIARESWPDDLWPNHIAYFCGPSPSGISPKNPLANPDIPAEMKKLKERVVKFLDQSAKGIWPATLPNGKSTGFNWSLLIDQNKTALGESRIDSQYVRLNIQPTERYVLSVKGSTKYRLPAGANGYSNLVITGDWIQNSVLNAGCVESTVVSGIEAAQCFL; translated from the coding sequence ATGGCGGACAAAAAGGAAAAGGTAGTCGTCCTAGGCGGCGGTTTGAGTTCTCTCGTTACGGTTTACGAAATCACATCCCAACCGGATTGGCAGAAAAAATACGACATTACGGTTTATCAGCTGGGTTGGAGACTCGGCGGTAAATGCGCGAGCGGTAGAAATCAGGAAGTCCACAATCGGATCGAGGAACACGGTCTTCATATCTGGTTCGGTTTTTACGATCACGCGTTTCAACTCATCCAAAAATGTTATCAGGAAATCGGAAGACCGCTCACTCATCCTTTGGCGACTTGGCAAGAGGCCTTTAAACCCGCGAACTTTTTCGTTTTGGAGGAGAACGTAAAGGGAAACTATCAACCTTGGCCGATCTCCTTTCCGATGAACGATAAGATCCCCGGCGATACCGTGGAACTTCCCGATCCGAGAACGTATCCGTCGATGATCCTCGACTACGTGAACGAATACTATAAGAAGAATCAGAAATACATCTTTCCCGAAAACGAACATCAAAACGAAAACGATCAAAGCATCTGGAAACAAATCGTGGAATGGGTTGAAGACACCGTGGAAGACATCGGTCTCGACATGGTAGGCAAATGCATTCTCACGTTAAAAAGAATTTTGGACAAACTGAGCGGCGACTTTCCCCACGATCGATTCCTGAAAATCGCCGATCAGTTCGCAAAACATCTCTGGAAAATAGTCGAAAACAAGATCGAAACCAACACCGAAGCGAGAAGGTTTTGGATTCTCATTGACTTTAGTCTAGCCAACATCAAGGGCATGATCGAAGATAAGGTTTTCGAAAAAGGTTTCGAGAGCATAGACGACTACGATTACAGAGAATGGCTAAGACGTCACGGTGCGAGCGAACTTACGATCAACTCCGCGATCGTTCAAGCGATCTACGGTCTCGTGTTCGGCGGAGTAGATCAGTACACGTTCGCGGCGGGCACCGCTCTCAAGGGCGCCCTTCGGATGGTGTTCACCTATAAGGGCGCGGTCGCTTATAGAATGCAAGCGGGTATGGGCGACACCATTCTCACCCCGCTCTACGAGATCCTGAAAAAACGCGGAGTTCATATCAAATTCTTTCATAGAGTAAGAGAGGTGATCCCCGGAACATCGAACGGAAAACCCTGTATCCAATCCGTAAAAATCGGAAAGCAGGTGAACTTAAAAAAAGACGAATATTCTCCCCTGATCGACGTGAAAGGTCTGGGCTGTTGGCCGAGCGAACCTCTCTACGATCAGATCGTGGAGGGAGAAACATTAAAAAAAGATCATATTGATTTGGAAAATTATTGGTCCGATTGGAAGGACCGGGAAGAGATTCATCTCGAATACGGAAAGGATTTCGATCGGCTCGTGTTCGGAATTTCCATCGGTGCGATTCCTTTCTTATGTCCGCAAATTCTAAAAGAAAACCAACAATGGAAGGACATGACCGAAGCGATTACGACGTGTTTGACGGACGCGTTTCAGCTTTGGATGTATCCGGATATCGCGGGTCTCGGTTGGAAGTATTGGAAGAACGAACCTCCGATTCTCGGATCGTATGTCGAACCGTTCGACACTTGGTGCGACATGAGTCATCTCATCGCCCGAGAATCCTGGCCGGACGATCTTTGGCCGAATCATATCGCATATTTCTGCGGACCTTCTCCTTCCGGAATTTCACCGAAGAATCCTTTAGCCAACCCTGACATCCCGGCAGAGATGAAAAAGCTGAAGGAAAGAGTCGTGAAATTTCTTGACCAAAGCGCGAAAGGCATTTGGCCCGCGACGCTTCCTAACGGTAAATCGACCGGGTTTAACTGGAGTTTATTGATCGATCAGAACAAGACCGCGCTCGGAGAAAGCAGAATCGATTCGCAATATGTCCGTTTAAATATTCAACCCACGGAAAGATATGTCTTATCGGTGAAAGGTTCAACGAAATATAGGCTTCCCGCGGGCGCTAACGGATATTCCAATCTTGTAATCACGGGAGATTGGATTCAAAACTCGGTGCTGAACGCCGGTTGTGTCGAAAGCACCGTCGTAAGCGGCATCGAAGCGGCCCAATGTTTTCTCTGA
- a CDS encoding LIC_10091 family lipoprotein: MFNNSKLGIYFILTFLVLGFSFCSGSEKIKESQSRSALSEEDLVSKLGILKETPQEILVPTKWDVGDTTVSNEDRLDLLIPHVQNVGNAYVGVGSEQNLTIAAWAKSDFIYLMDFTQIVVHANTITILFLKTGEKKEDFIRLWGKEGEKEALELIQTSLPDPEVYKKVYKQASPFIRKRHRTNLMLSKKYNYGMFQTDDAQYAYIRKLAVEGRIFPVRGNLLGNTTLTGIGNTLKKAGHKLGIIYFSNAEEYFAYPQEFKNSILNLPVDEKSLVVRTISVRRDLFPWSPGSEISTDRGFHYCVQKISNFQKWLASNKPGLRSLQVMVEGGTVDKKNGITVVDKEPVITPAPTTTTPSNPTKPAANVQPN; this comes from the coding sequence ATGTTCAACAATTCTAAATTAGGAATTTATTTTATTCTTACGTTTCTCGTTCTCGGTTTTTCGTTCTGCTCGGGTTCCGAAAAGATCAAGGAAAGCCAAAGCCGTTCCGCGTTAAGCGAAGAGGATCTCGTTTCCAAACTCGGAATTCTCAAGGAAACCCCGCAGGAAATTCTCGTTCCCACCAAATGGGACGTAGGCGATACCACCGTTTCCAATGAAGACCGTTTGGATCTTCTCATTCCTCACGTTCAAAACGTGGGCAACGCCTATGTCGGCGTCGGTTCGGAACAGAATCTTACGATCGCGGCTTGGGCGAAATCGGATTTTATTTATCTCATGGACTTCACTCAGATCGTGGTTCACGCAAACACGATCACCATTCTCTTTTTGAAAACGGGAGAAAAGAAAGAGGACTTCATCCGTCTTTGGGGAAAGGAAGGAGAAAAAGAAGCGCTCGAGTTGATCCAGACTTCTCTTCCCGATCCCGAAGTTTACAAGAAGGTTTACAAACAAGCTTCTCCGTTTATCCGCAAACGTCATAGAACCAATCTGATGCTTTCCAAAAAATACAATTACGGAATGTTTCAAACCGACGACGCGCAATACGCTTATATCCGAAAGCTCGCGGTCGAGGGGAGAATTTTTCCGGTTCGAGGAAATCTTCTCGGAAACACCACGTTAACCGGAATCGGAAACACTTTGAAAAAAGCCGGTCACAAACTGGGCATCATCTACTTCAGCAACGCGGAAGAATACTTCGCTTATCCTCAGGAATTTAAGAATTCGATTCTCAACCTTCCGGTGGACGAGAAGTCCCTCGTGGTGAGAACGATTTCCGTTCGCAGGGATCTTTTTCCTTGGTCCCCGGGTTCCGAGATTTCCACGGACAGAGGATTTCACTATTGTGTTCAAAAAATTTCCAACTTTCAGAAATGGTTGGCGAGCAACAAGCCGGGGCTTCGTTCCCTTCAAGTTATGGTGGAAGGCGGAACCGTGGATAAGAAAAACGGAATCACCGTCGTCGATAAGGAACCGGTTATAACTCCGGCGCCTACGACAACAACTCCTTCCAATCCGACCAAACCGGCGGCGAACGTTCAGCCGAACTGA